The following are encoded together in the Cheilinus undulatus linkage group 3, ASM1832078v1, whole genome shotgun sequence genome:
- the slc4a8 gene encoding electroneutral sodium bicarbonate exchanger 1 produces MPVNDPESILSYQRPDEEVVVDQGGTSSILNIHYEKEELEGHRTLFVGVRMPRQSHRHHKAHGSRHRKRDRRAGSIATQQSEETETTASSHDTPSQRVQFILGTEEDAEHVAHELFTELDEICVKDGKDAEWKETARWLKFEEDVEDGGERWSKPYVATLSLHSLFELRSCIINGSVLLDMHADSIEEIADMVLDHQEASHELDDSVRVRVREALLKRHHHQNEKKKNLIPIVRSIAEGTRKQSEPHLAGPATSPQPPAATEPAKNGGAQDSTQVDLSKVDMHFMKKIPEGAEASNVLVGELDFLERPIVAFVRLSPAVLLTGLTEVPIPTRFLFILLGPDGKAQQYHEIGRSMATIMTDEIFHDVAYKAKDRSDLLAGIDEFLDQVTVLPPGEWDPSIRIEPPKNVPSQEKRKMPGVPNGTAYQVEEELHAEHHGPELQRTGRLFGGLILDIKRKAPYYLSDFKDGMSLQCVASFLFLYCACMSPVITFGGLLGEATEGRISAIESLLGASMTGVAYSLFAGQPLTILGSTGPVLVFEKILFKFCKDYNLSYLSLRTCIGLWTALLCLVLVATDASSLVCYITRFTEEAFAALICLIFIYEALEKLFHLGEVYPYNAHSDLDKLTLAFCKCAEPDSPSNKTLELWSEKNITASAVPWANLTVKECINLQGHFIGTSCGHHGPYTPDVLFWSTILFFSTFFMSAFLKQFKTSRYFPTKVRSMISDFAVFLTIAVMVLLDYAIGVPSQKLKVPSKFKPTRDDRGWLINPIGRNPWWTVLAASIPALLCTILIFMDQQITAVIINRKEHKLLKGCGYHLDLLMVGVMLAVCSIMGLPWFVAATVLSISHVNSLKLESESSAPGEQPRFLGIREQRFTGLVIFLLMGCSVFMTGALQFIPMPVLYGVFLYMGVSSLKGIQFFDRLKLFGMPAKHQPDFIYLRHVPLRKVHLFTVTQLTCLVLLWVIKTSPAAIVFPMMVLALVFVRKLLDFCFSKRELSYLDDLMPEWKKKNLDDASKKIEEESQVMLSAKTDDATSVQIPMESSKPGQTSKAHDPRCDPSDINISDEMSKTTVWKSLNSNQKDTRPVAAKKD; encoded by the exons AGGCCAGatgaggaggtggtggtggatcAGGGAGGTACCAGCTCGATACTGAACATCCACTATGAGAAGGAGGAACTAGAGG GACACAGGACTCTGTTTGTTGGGGTTCGGATGCCCCGGCAGAGTCATCGTCACCACAAGGCCCACGGCTCTCGCCATCGCAAGAGAGACAGACGAGCTGGAAGCATCGCTACACAACAAAGCGAGGAAACTGAGACAACTGCCTCCAGTCATG ACACACCTTCCCAGAGGGTTCAGTTCATTCTGGGCACAGAGGAGGACGCTGAACATGTGGCCCATGAGCTGTTCACTGAGCTGGACGAGATCTGTGTGAAAGATGGCAAGGATGCTGAGTGGAAGGAAACAGCCAG GTGGTTGAAGTTTGAGGAGGACGTGGAGGATGGTGGGGAAAGGTGGAGCAAGCCATACGTCGCCACTCTCTCTCTTCACAGCCTGTTTGAGCTCCGCAGCTGTATTATCAATGGCAGCGTGCTGCTTGACATGCATGCTGACTCCATTGAAGAGATTGCAG ACATGGTGCTGGACCACCAGGAGGCATCCCATGAGCTGGATGACAGTGTTAGGGTAAGGGTGCGTGAGGCTCTTCTGAAGAGACACCACCATCAGAACGAGAAGAAGAAGAACCTAATCCCCATTGTACGCTCCATCGCAGAGGGAACACGCAAACAGTCAGAGCCTCACCTGGCAG gGCCAGCAACATCTCCCCAACCTCCAGCAGCCACAGAGCCAGCTAAAAATGGTGGTGCGCAGGACAGCACCCAGGTGGACCTCAGCAAG GTGGACATGCACTTCATGAAGAAAATTCCAGAAGGTGCTGAAGCCTCTAATGTTCTGGTGGGAGAGCTGGACTTCCTGGAGAGGCCAATCGTGGCGTTTGTCCGCCTGTCCCCTGCTGTCCTGCTCACGGGGCTCACTGAGGTCCCCATTCCCACGAG GTTTCTCTTCATTCTCCTGGGCCCTGATGGGAAGGCTCAGCAATACCACGAGATAGGGCGTTCTATGGCCACCATTATGACAGATGAA ATCTTCCATGATGTGGCTTACAAGGCAAAGGACAGAAGTGACCTGCTGGCTGGGATAGACGAGTTCCTGGATCAGGTGACGGTATTACCACCTGGAGAGTGGGACCCCTCCATTCGTATTGAGCCCCCAAAAAATGTCCCCTCACAG gagaagagaaagatgcCTGGAGTCCCTAATGGCACAGCCTACCAGGTGGAGGAAGAGCTGCATGCAGAGCACCATGGGCCAGAGCTGCAGAGAACTGGAAG GTTGTTTGGTGGTCTAATCCTGGACATCAAGAGAAAAGCTCCATATTATCTGAGTGACTTTAAGGACGGTATGAGCCTCCAGTGTGTGgcctccttcctcttcctctacTGTGCCTGCATGTCCCCTGTCATCACATTTGGAGGGCTGCTGGGGGAGGCGACTGAGGGACGCATT AGTGCCATAGAGTCCTTACTAGGTGCTTCTATGACTGGAGTGGCATACTCTCTATTTGCTGGCCAGCCTCTCACCATTCTGGGCAGCACAGGTCCTGTTCTTGTTTTTGAGAAAATCCTCTTCAAGTTCTGCAA GGATTACAACCTGTCCTATCTCTCTCTGAGGACTTGCATCGGCCTGTGGACTGCTCTGCTGTGTTTGGTGCTTGTAGCCACAGATGCTAGCTCTTTGGTGTGCTACATCACTCGGTTCACAGAGGAGGCATTTGCTGCCCTCATCTGCCTCATCTTCATCTATGAGGCCTTGGAGAAGCTCTTTCATCTGGGGGAAGTGTACCCTTACAATGCACACAGTGACTTGGACAAACTCACCCTGGCTTT CTGTAAGTGTGCAGAGCCTGATAGTCCCAGTAACAAAACCTTAGAACTGTGGagtgaaaaaaatatcacaGCCTCTGCCGTACCGTGGGCCAACCTCACTGTCAAG GAGTGCATCAATCTGCAGGGCCATTTCATTGGGACATCTTGTGGCCACCATGGCCCCTACACCCCAGATGTTCTCTTCTGGTCCACCATTTTGTTCTTCTCCACCTTCTTCATGTCTGCCTTCCTTAAACAGTTTAAGACAAGTCGTTATTTTCCCACCAAG GTGCGCTCCATGATCAGTGACTTTGCAGTGTTCCTCACCATTGCCGTCATGGTTCTGCTTGACTATGCAATTGGAGTGCCCTCTCAGAAGCTGAAAGTACCCAGCAAATTCAAG CCAACAAGAGACGATAGAGGATGGCTCATCAATCCAATAGGGCGTAACCCGTGGTGGACAGTCCTGGCTGCATCCATTCCTGCACTTCTCTGCACAATTCTTATTTTTATGGACCAACAGATTACTGCGGTCATCATCAACCGCAAAGAGCACAAACTACTG AAAGGCTGTGGGTACCATCTGGACCTGCTGATGGTCGGGGTGATGCTGGCTGTGTGCTCCATCATGGGTCTGCCCTGGTTTGTCGCAGCAACAGTCCTGTCAATTTCCCATGTCAATAGCCTGAAGCTGGAGTCAGAGAGCTCTGCTCCGGGAGAACAGCCGCGCTTCCTGGGCATTAGAGAACAGAGGTTCACCGGCCTGGTCATCTTCCTGCTCATGGGCTGCTCTGTTTTTATGACTGGAGCCCTGCAG TTCATTCCTATGCCAGTGCTGTATGGTGTTTTTCTGTATATGGGAGTCTCTTCGTTGAAAGGCATCCAG TTCTTTGACCGTCTGAAGTTGTTCGGCATGCCGGCTAAGCACCAGCCAGACTTTATCTACCTGCGCCACGTCCCTTTAAGGAAGGTGCACCTCTTCACTGTCACCCAGCTCACCTGTCTGGTACTGCTCTGGGTCATTAAGACGTCACCTGCAGCCATTGTTTTCCCCATGATG GTGTTAGCTCTGGTTTTCGTCCGCAAGCTGCTGGACTTTTGCTTCTCTAAACGAGAGCTAAGTTACCTGGATGATTTGATGCCTGAGTGGAAGAAGAAAAACCTTGATGACGCCTCCAAAAAGATAGAAGAG GAATCACAGGTTATGCTCAGTGCCAAGACGGATGATGCAACTTCTGTTCAGATTCCCATGGAGAGCAGCAAGCCTGGTCAGACTTCAAAAGCACATGACCCCAG GTGCGACCCTTCTGATATTAATATATCTGATGAAATGTCTAAAACCACCGTGTGGAAATCCCTAAACTCCAATCAAAAGGACACTCGTCCTGTGGCTGCTAAGAAG GATTGA